In Streptomyces puniciscabiei, a single genomic region encodes these proteins:
- a CDS encoding HAD family hydrolase: MTIRAVVWDVDDTLFDYTTADREGMRAHLAVEGLLAGYDSPEQALLQWREITDRQWARYAAGECSFQDQRRDRVRVFLDTELTDAECDAWFQRYIGHYEAAWSLFPDVLPALEALSASHRHAVLSNSSLTVQEHKLRTLGLLDRFEVVLCAAELGVSKPEAGAFLAVCEALRLPPHEVAYVGDHPEIDGRGAAEAGLLSVWIDRGTGSAQAAGEAVCRRISTLAELPALVRADTRFGAPSTFG, translated from the coding sequence ATGACGATCAGAGCCGTGGTCTGGGACGTGGACGACACGCTGTTCGACTACACGACCGCCGACCGTGAGGGCATGCGGGCGCATCTGGCGGTGGAAGGGCTGCTCGCCGGGTACGACAGCCCAGAGCAGGCCCTCCTGCAGTGGCGGGAGATCACCGACCGGCAGTGGGCGCGGTACGCGGCGGGGGAGTGCTCGTTCCAGGACCAGCGGCGCGACCGCGTGCGTGTGTTCCTCGACACGGAACTGACCGATGCCGAGTGCGACGCCTGGTTCCAGCGGTACATAGGGCACTACGAGGCCGCCTGGAGCCTCTTCCCGGACGTCCTGCCCGCCCTGGAGGCCCTCTCCGCCAGCCACCGGCACGCGGTGCTGTCCAACTCCAGCCTCACGGTCCAGGAGCACAAGCTGCGCACCCTCGGGCTCCTGGACCGCTTCGAGGTCGTGCTGTGCGCCGCCGAGCTGGGCGTCTCCAAGCCGGAGGCCGGCGCCTTCCTGGCCGTCTGCGAGGCGCTGCGGCTGCCTCCGCACGAGGTGGCCTACGTCGGCGACCATCCGGAGATCGACGGGCGGGGCGCCGCCGAGGCCGGTCTGCTGTCCGTGTGGATCGATCGCGGGACGGGCTCCGCGCAGGCCGCCGGGGAGGCCGTCTGCCGCCGGATCTCGACCCTCGCCGAACTCCCGGCGCTCGTCCGCGCGGATACCCGTTTTGGAGCCCCGTCCACCTTCGGGTAA
- a CDS encoding DUF4188 domain-containing protein, with protein sequence MVSRTTADAKGEVVVLLIGMRINRFWTVHLWLPVMLAMFRMLRELEKDPARGLLGRVMLTASPRTYYIVQYWESKEKLYRYATAPDAFHHKAWATLNRKERTGRQRGQVGIWHETYVVPEGSYEAIYGDMPAFGLAAAHGQIPLERRGRYAKDRFAHRSEQQPVAEKAG encoded by the coding sequence ATGGTGTCCCGTACGACCGCCGACGCGAAGGGCGAGGTCGTCGTCCTGCTGATCGGCATGCGCATCAACCGCTTCTGGACCGTCCATCTGTGGCTGCCGGTGATGCTCGCGATGTTCCGCATGCTGCGGGAGCTCGAGAAGGACCCCGCACGGGGCCTGCTCGGCCGGGTCATGCTGACGGCGTCGCCGCGGACGTACTACATCGTGCAGTACTGGGAGTCCAAGGAGAAGCTGTACCGCTACGCGACCGCGCCCGACGCCTTCCACCACAAGGCCTGGGCGACGCTCAACCGCAAGGAGCGGACCGGGAGGCAGCGCGGACAGGTGGGCATCTGGCACGAGACGTACGTCGTGCCGGAGGGGTCGTACGAGGCGATCTACGGGGACATGCCGGCGTTCGGGCTGGCCGCCGCGCACGGGCAGATCCCGCTGGAGAGGCGGGGGCGGTACGCGAAGGACCGGTTCGCCCACCGGTCCGAGCAGCAGCCGGTGGCCGAGAAGGCCGGCTGA
- the leuC gene encoding 3-isopropylmalate dehydratase large subunit gives MGRTLAEKVWDDHVVRRAEGEPDLLFIDLHLLHEVTSPQAFDGLRQNGRQVRRLDLTIATEDHNTPTLDIDKPIADPVSRAQLETLRKNCAEFGVRLHPLGDVEQGVVHVVGPQLGLTQPGTTVVCGDSHTSTHGAFGALAFGIGTSQVEHVLATQTLPLARPKTMAITVEGELPEGVTAKDLILAIIAKIGTGGGQGYVLEYRGSAIEKLSMEARMTICNMSIEAGARAGMIAPDETTFAYLKGRPHAPEGADWDAAVEYWKTLRTDDDAEFDAEVVINADELSPFVTWGTNPGQGAPLSASVPDPASYEDASERLAAEKALEYMGLEAGQPLRSIKVDTVFVGSCTNGRIEDLRAAAELLKGRKVADGVRMLVVPGSARVGLQAVSEGLDVVFKEAGAEWRHAGCSMCLGMNPDQLAPGERSASTSNRNFEGRQGKGGRTHLVSPQVAAATAVLGHLASPADLSDAPVPAGV, from the coding sequence ATGGGTAGGACACTCGCGGAGAAGGTCTGGGACGACCATGTCGTCCGGCGCGCCGAGGGCGAGCCCGACCTCCTCTTCATCGATCTGCACCTGCTGCACGAGGTGACCAGCCCGCAGGCCTTCGACGGGCTGCGCCAGAACGGCCGCCAGGTGCGCCGCCTCGACCTCACCATCGCCACCGAGGACCACAACACCCCGACCCTCGACATCGACAAGCCCATCGCCGACCCGGTCTCCCGCGCCCAGCTGGAGACGCTGCGCAAGAACTGCGCCGAGTTCGGGGTGCGGCTGCACCCGCTGGGCGACGTCGAGCAGGGCGTCGTGCACGTCGTCGGCCCCCAGCTGGGCCTGACCCAGCCCGGTACGACCGTGGTCTGCGGTGACTCCCACACCTCCACGCACGGCGCGTTCGGCGCGCTGGCGTTCGGCATCGGCACCTCCCAGGTCGAGCACGTGCTGGCCACCCAGACGCTGCCGCTGGCCCGCCCCAAGACCATGGCGATCACCGTGGAGGGCGAGCTGCCCGAGGGCGTCACCGCCAAGGACCTGATCCTGGCGATCATCGCGAAGATCGGTACGGGTGGCGGCCAGGGCTACGTCCTGGAGTACCGCGGCTCCGCCATCGAGAAGCTCTCGATGGAGGCCCGGATGACCATCTGCAACATGTCGATCGAGGCCGGCGCCCGCGCGGGCATGATCGCCCCCGACGAGACCACCTTCGCCTACCTCAAGGGCCGCCCGCACGCCCCCGAGGGCGCCGACTGGGACGCGGCGGTCGAGTACTGGAAGACGCTGCGCACCGACGACGACGCCGAGTTCGACGCCGAGGTCGTGATCAACGCCGACGAGCTGTCGCCGTTCGTCACCTGGGGTACCAACCCCGGCCAGGGCGCGCCGCTTTCGGCGTCCGTCCCCGACCCGGCTTCGTACGAAGACGCTTCGGAGCGCCTCGCCGCCGAAAAGGCCCTGGAGTACATGGGGTTGGAGGCCGGCCAGCCGCTGCGCTCCATCAAGGTGGACACCGTCTTCGTAGGCTCCTGCACCAACGGCCGCATCGAGGACCTGCGCGCCGCCGCCGAGCTCCTCAAGGGCCGCAAAGTCGCCGACGGCGTACGGATGCTGGTCGTCCCGGGCTCCGCGCGGGTGGGTCTGCAGGCCGTCTCCGAGGGCCTGGACGTGGTCTTCAAGGAGGCCGGCGCCGAATGGCGGCACGCGGGCTGCTCGATGTGCCTCGGCATGAACCCCGACCAGCTGGCCCCGGGCGAGCGCTCCGCCTCCACCTCCAACCGCAACTTCGAGGGCCGGCAGGGCAAGGGCGGCCGGACGCACCTGGTGTCGCCGCAGGTCGCGGCCGCGACCGCCGTCCTGGGCCACCTGGCCTCGCCCGCCGACCTGTCCGACGCCCCCGTGCCCGCTGGAGTCTGA
- the ndgR gene encoding IclR family transcriptional regulator NdgR has protein sequence MDNSSGVGVLDKAALVLSALESGPATLAGLVGATGLARPTAHRLAVALEHHRMVARDMQGRFILGPRLAELAAAAGEDRLLATAGPVLTHLRDVTGESAQLYRRQGDMRICVAAAERLSGLRDTVPVGSTLTMKAGSSAQILMAWEEPERLHRGLQGARFTATALSGVRRRGWAQSIGEREPGVASVSAPVRGPSNRVVAAVSVSGPIERLTRHPGRMHAQAVIDAAARLSEALRRSG, from the coding sequence ATGGACAACAGTAGCGGCGTCGGCGTTCTGGACAAGGCGGCCCTCGTCCTGAGCGCTCTGGAGTCCGGTCCGGCCACCCTCGCGGGTCTGGTCGGCGCGACCGGACTGGCTCGACCCACGGCCCACCGCCTGGCCGTGGCCCTGGAACACCACCGCATGGTGGCACGCGACATGCAGGGCCGGTTCATCCTCGGCCCGCGGCTCGCGGAACTGGCGGCGGCGGCCGGCGAGGACCGCCTGCTCGCGACGGCGGGCCCCGTGCTCACCCACCTCCGCGATGTCACCGGCGAGAGCGCACAGCTCTACCGCCGCCAGGGTGACATGCGGATCTGTGTGGCCGCGGCGGAGCGCCTGTCCGGCCTGCGGGACACGGTCCCGGTCGGCTCCACGCTCACGATGAAGGCCGGCTCCTCGGCGCAGATCCTGATGGCCTGGGAGGAGCCCGAGCGTCTGCACCGCGGCCTGCAGGGCGCCCGCTTCACGGCGACGGCCCTGTCGGGCGTACGGCGGCGCGGCTGGGCGCAGTCCATCGGCGAGCGCGAGCCGGGCGTGGCGTCCGTCTCGGCGCCGGTGCGCGGCCCCTCCAACCGGGTGGTGGCCGCCGTCTCGGTGTCCGGGCCGATCGAGCGTCTGACCCGCCATCCGGGCCGTATGCACGCCCAGGCGGTCATCGACGCCGCCGCCCGCCTCTCCGAGGCCCTGCGCCGCTCGGGCTGA
- a CDS encoding MerR family transcriptional regulator, with the protein MRLAELSERSGVSTATIKYYLREGLLPPGRQINATTAEYDEEHLRRLRLVRAMIQVGRVPVAKVREVLGHVDDDSLPRTIRLGAALWALPQVPEPDEDDEYVQAAHQEIDTLLDRLGWHNAKQLTTISPAYRSLVVAVAAFRRLGYGFGSELLAPYAELMHRTAVLDLDNMETYPSQAERVEFAILGAILNEPVLQALHRLAQEEETARRYGFD; encoded by the coding sequence ATGCGGCTGGCGGAGCTGAGCGAGCGCAGCGGTGTGTCCACCGCGACGATCAAGTACTACCTGCGCGAGGGGCTGTTGCCGCCGGGCCGCCAGATCAACGCCACGACGGCCGAGTACGACGAGGAGCATCTGCGCCGGCTGCGGCTGGTGCGGGCGATGATCCAGGTGGGCCGGGTGCCGGTGGCGAAGGTGCGCGAGGTGCTCGGGCACGTGGACGACGACTCCCTGCCCCGCACGATCCGCCTGGGCGCGGCGCTGTGGGCGCTGCCGCAGGTGCCGGAGCCGGACGAGGACGACGAGTACGTCCAAGCCGCCCACCAGGAGATCGACACGCTCCTGGACCGGCTCGGCTGGCACAACGCCAAGCAGCTCACGACCATCTCCCCCGCGTACCGCTCGCTGGTGGTGGCGGTGGCCGCGTTCCGCCGGCTCGGCTACGGCTTCGGGTCCGAACTGCTCGCGCCCTACGCCGAGTTGATGCACCGGACAGCCGTCCTCGACCTGGACAACATGGAGACGTACCCGTCGCAGGCGGAGCGGGTCGAGTTCGCGATCCTGGGGGCGATCCTCAACGAGCCAGTGCTGCAGGCACTGCACCGGCTGGCCCAGGAGGAGGAGACGGCGCGGCGGTACGGCTTCGACTAG
- the leuD gene encoding 3-isopropylmalate dehydratase small subunit — MEAFTTHTGRAVPLRRSNVDTDQIIPAHWLKKVTRDGFEDGLFEAWRKDPEFVLNRPERQGATVLVAGPDFGTGSSREHAVWALQNYGFKAVISSRFADIFRGNSLKNGLLTVVLEQKIVDALWELTEQDPTAEVTVDLEAREVRAEGITASFELDENSRWRLLNGLDDISITLQNEADIAAYEAKRPSYKPRTLQA; from the coding sequence ATGGAAGCCTTCACCACCCACACCGGCCGGGCCGTCCCGCTGCGCCGCAGCAACGTCGACACCGACCAGATCATCCCTGCTCACTGGCTCAAGAAGGTCACGCGCGACGGCTTCGAGGACGGGCTGTTCGAGGCCTGGCGCAAGGACCCCGAGTTCGTCCTCAACCGCCCCGAGCGGCAGGGTGCGACCGTTCTGGTCGCCGGCCCCGACTTCGGCACCGGCTCCTCCCGCGAGCACGCCGTCTGGGCGCTGCAGAACTACGGCTTCAAGGCCGTGATCTCCTCCCGCTTCGCGGACATCTTCCGGGGCAACTCGCTGAAGAACGGCCTGCTCACGGTGGTCCTGGAGCAGAAGATCGTGGACGCCCTGTGGGAACTGACGGAACAGGACCCCACTGCTGAGGTCACTGTGGACCTTGAGGCTCGTGAGGTTCGCGCCGAGGGCATCACCGCCTCCTTCGAGCTGGACGAGAACTCCCGCTGGCGGCTGCTGAACGGCCTGGACGACATCTCCATCACGCTGCAGAACGAGGCCGACATCGCCGCGTACGAGGCCAAGCGGCCGTCGTACAAGCCGAGGACGCTCCAGGCCTGA
- the gltX gene encoding glutamate--tRNA ligase, whose product MASAPGSPVRVRFCPSPTGNPHVGLVRTALFNWAFARHHQGTLVFRIEDTDAARDSEESYNQLLDAMRWLGFDWDEGPEVGGPHAPYRQSQRMDIYADVARKLLDAGHAYHCYCSQEELDTRREAARAAGKPSGYDGHCRDLSAEQVEEYQAQGRTPIVRFRMPDETITFTDLVRGELTFTPENVPDYGIVRANGAPLYTLVNPVDDALMEITHVLRGEDLLSSTPRQIALYKALIELGIAKQVPAFGHLPYVMGEGNKKLSKRDPQSSLNLYREQGFLPEGLLNYLSLLGWSLSADQDVFGIEEMVAAFDISDVNPNPARFDLKKCEAINGDHIRMLDVKEFTERCRPWLKAPFAPWAPEDFDEAKWQAIAPHAQTRLKVLSEITDNVDFLFLAEPVHDEASWTKAMKEGSDALLRTAREKLESADWTSPEALKEAVLAAGEAHGLKLGKAQAPVRVAVTGRTVGLPLFESLEVLGKEKALARIDAALAKLSA is encoded by the coding sequence GTGGCTAGCGCACCCGGCTCACCCGTACGCGTCCGTTTCTGTCCCTCGCCCACCGGTAACCCCCACGTGGGCCTGGTCCGCACCGCCCTGTTCAACTGGGCGTTCGCCCGGCACCACCAGGGCACCCTGGTCTTCCGTATCGAGGACACCGACGCCGCCCGCGACTCGGAGGAGTCGTACAACCAGCTGCTCGACGCGATGCGCTGGCTCGGCTTCGACTGGGACGAGGGCCCCGAGGTCGGCGGGCCGCACGCGCCGTACCGTCAGTCGCAGCGCATGGACATCTACGCCGACGTCGCCCGGAAGCTGCTGGACGCCGGCCACGCCTACCACTGCTACTGCTCCCAGGAGGAGCTGGACACCCGCCGCGAGGCCGCGCGCGCCGCCGGCAAGCCCTCCGGTTACGACGGCCACTGCCGCGACCTGAGCGCCGAGCAGGTCGAGGAGTACCAGGCGCAGGGCCGTACGCCCATCGTCCGCTTCCGGATGCCCGACGAGACGATCACCTTCACCGACCTGGTGCGCGGCGAGCTGACCTTCACCCCGGAGAACGTGCCGGACTACGGCATCGTCCGCGCGAACGGCGCCCCGCTGTACACGCTGGTCAACCCGGTCGACGACGCCCTGATGGAGATCACCCACGTCCTGCGCGGCGAGGACCTGCTCTCCTCCACCCCGCGCCAGATCGCGCTGTACAAGGCGCTGATCGAGCTGGGCATCGCGAAGCAGGTCCCGGCCTTCGGCCACCTGCCGTACGTGATGGGCGAGGGCAACAAGAAGCTCTCCAAGCGCGACCCGCAGTCGTCCCTGAACCTCTACCGCGAGCAGGGCTTCCTGCCCGAGGGCCTGCTCAACTACCTGTCCCTGCTGGGCTGGTCGCTCTCCGCGGACCAGGACGTCTTCGGGATCGAGGAGATGGTCGCCGCCTTCGACATCTCCGACGTGAATCCCAACCCGGCCCGCTTCGACCTGAAGAAGTGCGAGGCGATCAACGGCGACCACATCCGCATGCTGGATGTGAAGGAGTTCACCGAGCGCTGCCGCCCGTGGCTGAAGGCCCCGTTCGCCCCCTGGGCGCCGGAGGACTTCGACGAGGCCAAGTGGCAGGCGATCGCGCCGCACGCCCAGACCCGCCTCAAGGTCCTGTCGGAGATCACCGACAACGTGGACTTCCTCTTCCTCGCCGAGCCGGTCCACGACGAGGCTTCGTGGACGAAGGCGATGAAGGAGGGCAGCGACGCCCTCCTGCGCACCGCCCGCGAGAAGCTGGAGTCGGCCGACTGGACCTCCCCCGAGGCCCTGAAGGAGGCCGTCCTGGCCGCCGGTGAGGCCCACGGCCTCAAGCTCGGCAAGGCCCAGGCCCCGGTCCGCGTCGCCGTCACCGGCCGCACCGTCGGCCTGCCGCTCTTCGAGTCCCTGGAGGTCCTGGGCAAGGAGAAGGCGCTGGCCAGGATCGACGCGGCGCTGGCGAAGCTGAGCGCCTAG
- the cofC gene encoding 2-phospho-L-lactate guanylyltransferase, which produces MQWTLVIPLKPLSRAKSRLSDTAGDGVRPGLALAFAQDTVAAALSCTAVADVAVVTDDERAARELAALGARIVPDTPAGGLNAAVAHGAAVVREMRPRTPLAALNADLPALRPAELAMVLGAAAEFSRAFLPDAAQLGTTLLAAGPDGELQPEFGVHSRCRHRASGAEELQLAGVDSVRQDVDTGDDLRAALALGVGPYTAAVSAGLLIPGS; this is translated from the coding sequence GTGCAGTGGACCTTGGTCATCCCCCTGAAGCCCCTGTCGCGGGCCAAGAGCAGGCTCTCGGACACTGCCGGCGACGGGGTGCGCCCGGGGCTGGCGCTCGCGTTCGCGCAGGACACGGTGGCCGCGGCGCTGTCCTGTACGGCCGTGGCGGATGTGGCGGTCGTCACGGACGACGAGCGGGCGGCGCGCGAGCTGGCCGCACTGGGCGCGCGGATCGTCCCGGACACGCCGGCGGGCGGCCTGAACGCCGCTGTGGCGCACGGGGCGGCCGTCGTAAGGGAAATGCGCCCGCGTACCCCGCTCGCGGCCCTGAACGCCGATCTCCCGGCGCTGCGTCCCGCGGAACTCGCCATGGTCCTGGGCGCGGCCGCGGAGTTCTCCCGGGCCTTTCTGCCGGATGCGGCACAGCTCGGCACGACTTTGCTGGCCGCGGGGCCGGACGGGGAATTGCAGCCGGAGTTCGGTGTGCATTCCCGTTGCCGTCATCGGGCGTCCGGGGCCGAAGAACTCCAGCTTGCGGGCGTGGATTCGGTACGGCAGGACGTGGACACCGGCGACGATCTGCGCGCGGCGCTGGCCCTGGGGGTCGGACCGTACACGGCGGCCGTTTCGGCGGGTTTGCTGATTCCGGGGTCCTGA
- a CDS encoding type II toxin-antitoxin system RelE family toxin, producing the protein MSEYRVQFTVEARATFDALPAERRTRLDRALRILARDPFRKNSTAPLGPDEHLRRAYVGPGLKVEYVVAGPIMVVVVLEIFDESAYLIDEADAQ; encoded by the coding sequence ATGAGCGAGTACCGCGTCCAGTTCACCGTCGAGGCCCGTGCGACGTTCGACGCCCTGCCCGCGGAGCGCAGGACCCGGCTGGACCGTGCGCTGCGCATCCTGGCCCGCGATCCCTTCCGGAAGAACTCGACCGCGCCGCTCGGTCCGGACGAGCACCTGCGCAGGGCGTACGTGGGCCCCGGCCTGAAGGTGGAGTACGTGGTGGCCGGCCCGATCATGGTCGTCGTCGTGCTGGAGATCTTCGACGAGAGCGCCTACCTGATCGACGAAGCCGACGCGCAGTGA
- a CDS encoding HU family DNA-binding protein: protein MNKAQLVEAIADKVGGRQQAADAVDHVLDAIVRAVVAGERVSVTGFGSFEKVDRPARYARNPQTGERVRVKKTSVPRFRAGQGFKDLVSGSKKLPRGGEVSVKKAPKGSLTGGAAATVKKAAAKKTTKAAAKKTTAKKAAPTKKAAAAKKTTAKKAPAKKTTATAKTTAAKKTTAKKATAKKAPAKKVTAKKAPAKKSTARKTTAKKATARKATS from the coding sequence GTGAACAAGGCGCAGCTCGTAGAAGCGATTGCCGACAAGGTGGGTGGCCGCCAGCAGGCCGCCGACGCTGTCGATCATGTCCTGGACGCCATTGTCCGCGCGGTCGTCGCGGGCGAGCGGGTCTCGGTCACCGGCTTCGGGTCCTTCGAGAAGGTGGACCGCCCCGCCCGTTACGCCCGCAACCCTCAGACCGGCGAGCGGGTTCGGGTCAAGAAGACCTCCGTGCCGCGCTTCCGTGCCGGTCAGGGCTTCAAGGACCTGGTGAGCGGCTCGAAGAAGCTGCCGCGCGGCGGCGAGGTCTCGGTCAAGAAGGCGCCGAAGGGCAGCCTGACCGGCGGCGCCGCGGCGACGGTCAAGAAGGCCGCCGCGAAGAAGACCACCAAGGCGGCCGCGAAGAAGACCACGGCCAAGAAGGCGGCGCCGACGAAGAAGGCGGCCGCCGCGAAGAAGACCACGGCGAAGAAGGCGCCCGCCAAGAAGACCACGGCGACCGCCAAGACCACCGCGGCGAAGAAGACCACCGCCAAGAAGGCGACGGCCAAGAAGGCCCCGGCGAAGAAGGTCACCGCGAAGAAGGCCCCGGCCAAGAAGTCGACGGCCCGCAAGACCACCGCCAAGAAGGCCACCGCCCGCAAGGCGACGTCGTAA
- a CDS encoding fumarylacetoacetate hydrolase family protein: protein MRIARFSIDGNVAFGAVEGDKQDELVLDIIKGIPFSDYELSGTKVPLSKVRLLPPVLPNKVVAFGRNYSEHARELGNEVPDAPFAFFKPSTSVIGPGDDIQYPSFSEELHHEAELAVVIGRMCREVPRERVKDVILGYTCANDVTARDVQRREKQWARAKGFDTSCPLGPWVETDIDLDRANDLTIQLTVNGEQRQLGRTSEMIHPIEDLVVNISEAMTLLPGDVILTGTPAGVGPLNVGDEVAVSIEGIGTLTNKVVKRG from the coding sequence GTGCGCATCGCCAGGTTCTCCATCGACGGGAACGTAGCCTTCGGCGCGGTCGAGGGCGACAAGCAGGACGAACTCGTCCTCGACATCATCAAGGGCATCCCGTTCTCGGACTACGAGCTCTCCGGTACGAAGGTGCCGCTGAGCAAGGTCAGGCTGCTCCCGCCGGTCCTCCCCAACAAGGTCGTGGCCTTCGGCCGCAACTACAGCGAGCACGCGCGCGAGCTGGGCAACGAGGTGCCGGACGCCCCCTTCGCCTTCTTCAAGCCGTCCACCTCGGTGATCGGCCCCGGCGACGACATCCAGTACCCCTCCTTCTCAGAGGAACTGCACCACGAGGCCGAGCTGGCCGTCGTCATCGGCCGCATGTGCCGCGAGGTCCCGCGTGAGCGCGTCAAGGACGTCATCCTCGGCTACACCTGCGCCAACGACGTCACCGCCCGCGATGTGCAGCGCCGCGAGAAGCAGTGGGCCCGGGCCAAGGGCTTCGACACCTCCTGCCCGCTCGGCCCCTGGGTGGAGACCGATATCGACCTCGACCGGGCGAACGACCTCACCATCCAGCTCACGGTCAACGGCGAGCAGCGCCAGCTGGGCCGCACGAGCGAGATGATCCATCCCATCGAGGACCTGGTCGTCAACATCTCCGAGGCCATGACCCTGCTGCCCGGCGACGTCATCCTCACCGGCACCCCCGCGGGGGTCGGCCCCCTGAACGTCGGCGACGAGGTCGCCGTCTCCATCGAAGGCATCGGCACTCTCACCAACAAGGTTGTCAAGCGTGGCTAG